From Armatimonadota bacterium:
GAGGATCCTTCCAAGCCAGCCGGATGGGAGGGTTCTCAGACGCCCCGCGAGCTCTGCGCGGACTCGCGGGTGCGGCGCGGTTCGTTCCTGCACATGCCGTGTCAGGCCGTGTGGCCCGGCCGGTATGGATATGCCGCAGTCACGACGCGCAACCTTCTCCCCACCGACGCCAATAGAAAGGCTCTGGAGACCGGCAGGTACAAAGCATGAACTCAGGCTATGAACAGCACCGAGAGATTCTTCAGCGGATCGCGCGCAGGGTGATGGTCGAGAGGGGGCTGCTCCCGTATTTCTCGGCCGCGGCGCTTGCCGAACTCGACGGAGCAGAGGCCTCCGATGGAACGGCGGATGAGTCGCTCCGGGACCTCAGGGGCCTTCTGTGGGCCTCGATAGACAATGACGATTCGCTCGACCTCGATCAGCTCACCGTCGCAGAGGTGATGCCGGGAGACGAGGCGAAGATACTCGTCGCGGTGGCCGACGTGGATTCGCGCGTCAAGGACGGCTCGGCGGTTGATGCGCACGCCCGGCACAACACCACCTCGGTGTACACCGCGGCCGAGATATTCCCGATGCTTCCGGAGATGCTCTCCACGAACCTCACTTCATTGAATCCCGATGAGGACAGGGGGGCGATCGTCATCGAGATGGTGATTGACAGAGGCGGGATCCTGCGAGACTCGGACATCTACCGGGCGCGCGTCCGCAACCACGCGAAACTTACGTATAACAGCATCGCCGCGTGGCTGGACGGCGAGGGCGAGGTGCCGGAGGCAGCCGCGGCCGTGGAGGGACTGGAGGAGAACCTGCGCCTTCAGGACAGAGTCGCCCGCCGCATGAAGGACTACCGACACGTGCACGGAGCCCTGAGCCTTGAGACCATCGAAGCCAAGGCCGTGTTTGAGGGCGACGAACTCTGCGACCTGCAGGTCGAGATCAAGAATCGAGCCAGGGACATCATAGAGGACTTCATGATCGGGGCGAACGGCGTGACCGCCCGGTTTCTCTCGTCGAGGAATCTCCCGTCCATCCGCCGGATCGTTCGCATCCCCAAGAGGTGGGATCGTATCGTCGGCGTTGCCGCGGATCGCGGGTTCAGGCTTCC
This genomic window contains:
- a CDS encoding RNB domain-containing ribonuclease encodes the protein MNSGYEQHREILQRIARRVMVERGLLPYFSAAALAELDGAEASDGTADESLRDLRGLLWASIDNDDSLDLDQLTVAEVMPGDEAKILVAVADVDSRVKDGSAVDAHARHNTTSVYTAAEIFPMLPEMLSTNLTSLNPDEDRGAIVIEMVIDRGGILRDSDIYRARVRNHAKLTYNSIAAWLDGEGEVPEAAAAVEGLEENLRLQDRVARRMKDYRHVHGALSLETIEAKAVFEGDELCDLQVEIKNRARDIIEDFMIGANGVTARFLSSRNLPSIRRIVRIPKRWDRIVGVAADRGFRLPEQPDSKALEQFLVKEKAADPPRFPDLALTIVKLLGSGEYVAQFPGDAEQGHFGLAVRAYSHSTAPNRRYPDLITQRMLKSALDGAPAAYDYFELEELARHCTEQEDAADKVERQVGKSAAALLLESRIGEQFDAVVTGTSYKGTWARLLSVPAEGKLLRGFEGVDVGDRIRVELDAVDVERGYIDLDRVA